Proteins found in one Oribacterium sp. oral taxon 102 genomic segment:
- the dnaX gene encoding DNA polymerase III subunit gamma/tau: MRYTALYRKWRSQSFSEVKGQEPITESLKNQIRTGRIGHAYLFCGTRGTGKTSVAKILARAVNCEHPLDGNPCNECESCKGILRDASMNVIEMDAASNNGVEDIRQIREQVEYPPVNGKYKVYIIDEVHMLSTSAFNAFLKTLEEPPEYVIFILATTEPSKLPVTILSRCQRYDFRRIGSEVIAARLREISTAERIDISEEALHYIARAGDGSMRDAVSLLDQCSAFRFDRRIEYEDALQILGAVDTGVFSELIRALSEKNVDRMLGLLSESVEKGRELTQFVSDFLFYVRNLLMAKSVERLDGLVDMSRENLQRLTEDKELFSLEELVRDIRQLSELWNQLRYSSQKRVLIETVLIKLAYPETDRSSEGTIARIAELERRLKGIADGSVALRTTKTGEGAGLPAGAVAASTDISREEQRVSLPKGQYEDLMLLKKEWKRIAAELPTGLLRSTVSESWVYPNKEKTGMMIATKSKAGYNTISDSENLQLIQQIVSEKYGKDIEFRAVQSVSDETRNTIYVLEEDLKRIHFDVETVDDSLPSEEDEII; this comes from the coding sequence TTGCGATATACAGCACTTTACAGAAAATGGCGTTCCCAGAGCTTTTCGGAGGTCAAGGGGCAGGAGCCGATTACGGAATCCCTGAAAAACCAGATCCGTACCGGCAGGATCGGGCATGCGTATCTTTTCTGTGGAACCCGAGGTACGGGTAAGACATCGGTGGCAAAGATTCTGGCGCGGGCGGTGAACTGCGAGCATCCGCTAGACGGAAATCCTTGCAATGAGTGCGAGAGCTGCAAGGGGATTCTCCGGGACGCGAGCATGAATGTGATCGAAATGGATGCCGCTTCCAACAACGGGGTGGAGGACATCCGGCAGATCCGTGAGCAGGTCGAGTATCCGCCGGTGAATGGGAAATATAAGGTATACATCATTGACGAGGTACATATGCTGAGTACCTCTGCTTTCAATGCCTTCCTGAAAACATTGGAAGAGCCGCCGGAATATGTGATTTTCATTTTGGCGACGACAGAGCCGAGCAAGCTTCCGGTCACGATTCTCTCCCGCTGTCAGCGCTATGACTTCCGGCGGATCGGCAGCGAGGTGATTGCAGCACGGCTTCGGGAGATCTCTACAGCGGAGAGAATCGACATTTCAGAGGAGGCCCTGCATTATATCGCGAGAGCGGGGGACGGCTCGATGCGTGATGCGGTGAGCCTGTTGGATCAGTGCTCCGCCTTTCGTTTCGACCGGCGTATCGAATATGAGGATGCGCTGCAGATTCTGGGAGCGGTGGACACCGGCGTTTTTTCGGAGCTGATCCGTGCGCTTTCAGAAAAAAATGTGGACAGAATGCTGGGGCTTCTGTCGGAGAGTGTGGAGAAGGGAAGAGAACTCACGCAGTTTGTCAGTGATTTTCTATTCTATGTCCGGAATCTCCTGATGGCGAAGAGTGTGGAAAGATTGGACGGACTGGTGGATATGTCCCGGGAGAACCTGCAGAGGCTCACAGAGGATAAGGAGCTGTTTTCTCTGGAGGAGCTGGTTCGCGATATCCGACAGCTTTCGGAGCTCTGGAACCAGCTCAGATATTCTTCACAGAAACGAGTGCTGATCGAGACGGTGCTGATCAAGCTCGCCTATCCGGAGACAGATCGGAGCTCGGAGGGGACGATCGCGCGGATCGCGGAGCTGGAGCGCAGGCTGAAGGGCATCGCGGACGGCAGCGTCGCACTAAGGACGACAAAAACAGGAGAGGGGGCGGGGCTTCCGGCAGGAGCTGTTGCCGCTTCCACTGACATATCGCGGGAGGAGCAGCGGGTCAGCCTCCCGAAGGGGCAGTATGAGGATCTTATGCTCCTGAAAAAGGAGTGGAAGCGAATCGCGGCGGAGCTTCCGACCGGGTTGCTCCGGAGCACGGTTTCTGAGTCATGGGTCTATCCGAATAAGGAAAAAACCGGGATGATGATTGCCACGAAAAGTAAAGCAGGCTATAATACAATCTCTGACAGTGAAAATCTGCAGCTGATCCAGCAGATCGTTTCCGAAAAGTACGGAAAGGATATCGAATTTCGGGCGGTGCAGTCTGTCTCGGATGAGACGAGGAATACCATTTATGTGTTGGAGGAGGATCTGAAAAGGATTCATTTCGATGTGGAGACGGTGGACGACAGCCTGCCCTCCGAGGAGGACGAGATCATTTAA
- a CDS encoding 6-phosphofructokinase — MRVGILTSGGDCQALNATMRGVGKSLYGIYEDLEIYGFLDGYKGLIYDEYRKMERNDFSGILTQGGTILGTSRTPFKEIHEPDANGLDKVEAMKHNYRKLRLDCLVVLGGNGSLKTANLLSEEGLNVIGCPKTIDNDLWGTDMTFGFYSAVQVATNAIDCIHTTAASHGRVFIVEIMGHKVGLLTLYAGLAGGADIILLPEIPYDVDAVCRKIAERHRNGSRFSIVAIAEGAKSREEAKLSKKEFRKKLAEEKNTYPSVAYKLAKEIELRTGSEVRVTVPGHTQRGGQPVPYDRVFATRIGAEAAKLIKKGRFGMMAALKDNEIIAVPLSEIAGKLKMVDPESSIVKEAKMVGISFGE, encoded by the coding sequence ATGAGAGTCGGAATCTTGACGAGCGGAGGGGACTGTCAGGCATTGAACGCTACGATGCGAGGTGTCGGGAAGTCTCTCTATGGGATCTACGAGGATCTGGAAATTTATGGCTTTCTGGATGGCTATAAGGGCTTGATCTATGACGAGTATCGGAAGATGGAGCGAAATGACTTTTCCGGCATCCTGACACAGGGCGGTACGATACTCGGCACCAGCCGTACTCCCTTCAAGGAGATCCATGAGCCGGATGCAAACGGCCTCGATAAGGTAGAGGCAATGAAGCATAATTACCGGAAGCTCCGTTTGGACTGTCTGGTCGTGCTCGGCGGCAACGGCTCTCTGAAGACGGCGAATCTTCTCTCAGAGGAGGGGCTGAATGTAATCGGCTGCCCGAAGACGATAGACAATGATCTCTGGGGGACGGATATGACCTTCGGATTCTATTCCGCGGTACAGGTCGCGACAAACGCGATTGACTGCATTCATACCACGGCAGCATCCCACGGAAGGGTATTTATCGTCGAAATCATGGGGCATAAGGTCGGGCTGCTGACGCTCTATGCAGGGCTTGCCGGAGGCGCGGATATCATCCTGCTGCCGGAGATTCCCTATGATGTGGATGCTGTCTGCCGGAAGATCGCGGAGCGGCACAGGAACGGCAGCCGTTTCTCCATCGTGGCGATCGCGGAGGGGGCGAAGTCCAGGGAAGAGGCGAAGCTGAGCAAGAAGGAATTTCGGAAGAAGCTCGCGGAGGAGAAGAACACCTATCCGTCGGTTGCTTATAAGCTGGCGAAGGAGATCGAGCTGCGAACCGGCTCCGAGGTCAGGGTCACGGTTCCCGGACATACGCAGAGAGGCGGACAGCCGGTACCCTATGATCGGGTATTTGCGACGAGGATCGGTGCCGAGGCAGCAAAGCTTATCAAGAAGGGACGCTTCGGAATGATGGCGGCGCTGAAGGATAATGAGATCATAGCCGTGCCGCTTTCGGAAATTGCGGGGAAGCTGAAGATGGTAGATCCCGAGTCCAGTATCGTTAAAGAAGCGAAGATGGTAGGGATCTCCTTCGGAGAATAA
- the gyrB gene encoding DNA topoisomerase (ATP-hydrolyzing) subunit B → MKGSENYDADQIQILEGLEAVRKRPGMYIGSTSVRGLHHLVYEIVDNSVDEALAGFCSSITVSINPDNSITVEDDGRGIPVDIQKKAGKPALEVVFTVLHAGGKFGGSGYKVSGGLHGVGASVVNALSQWLRVSVFKNGKEYRMGFEKGKVTEPMQIIGDCDPEKHGTRVQFLPDPEIFEETVYDFEILRIRLRETAFLTKGLRILLRDTREGQEKEKTFHYEGGIKEFVSYLNRGKESLYPDVIYCEGEREKIFVEVALQHNDSYTENIYTFVNNINTPEGGTHLTGFKNALTKTFNDYARQHKLLKDSEPNLSGEDIREGLTCIISVKIEDPQFEGQTKQKLGTSEALTAVNGIVSEQLTYFLEQNPSIAKVMCEKSILAQRARAAARRARDLTRRKSALEGVGLPGKLVDCNNRDPEKCEIFIVEGDSALGPAKTGRNVDTQAVLPLRGKVLNVQKARLDRIYANEEIKGMITAFGTGINEDFDISKLRYHKIIIMTDADVDGAHISTLMLTFIYNFMPELIRQGHVYLAQPPLFNIKKGNKHFYAYSDEEYQNILREIGTEGADVSRFKGLGEMDVEELSETTMDPETRTLLRVNMTEDDRTELDLTFTTLMGDQVEPRREFIEQNAKYVTNLDV, encoded by the coding sequence ATGAAGGGCTCTGAAAATTATGACGCAGATCAGATTCAGATATTGGAGGGACTGGAAGCAGTCCGGAAGAGACCTGGAATGTACATCGGTTCCACCTCCGTGAGAGGACTGCATCATCTGGTCTATGAGATCGTAGACAATTCCGTAGACGAAGCGCTGGCAGGCTTCTGCAGCTCCATTACCGTCAGCATCAATCCGGACAATTCCATCACAGTGGAGGATGACGGCAGAGGGATCCCTGTGGATATCCAGAAGAAGGCAGGGAAGCCGGCGCTGGAGGTTGTATTCACCGTGCTGCATGCCGGCGGTAAATTCGGCGGCTCGGGCTATAAGGTTTCCGGCGGGCTGCACGGCGTAGGCGCTTCTGTCGTGAATGCGCTCTCACAGTGGCTTCGGGTTTCTGTCTTCAAGAACGGCAAGGAGTACCGGATGGGCTTCGAGAAGGGGAAGGTCACCGAGCCGATGCAGATCATTGGGGATTGTGATCCGGAGAAGCATGGTACGAGGGTACAGTTCCTGCCGGATCCGGAGATCTTCGAGGAGACGGTCTATGATTTCGAAATCCTGCGCATCCGCCTGAGAGAGACGGCATTCCTGACGAAGGGGCTTCGGATTTTGCTGCGGGATACCCGGGAAGGGCAGGAGAAGGAAAAGACCTTTCACTATGAGGGCGGCATCAAGGAATTTGTCAGCTATTTAAACCGCGGCAAGGAGTCGCTGTATCCGGATGTGATCTACTGTGAGGGAGAGCGGGAGAAGATCTTCGTGGAGGTCGCCCTGCAGCATAATGATTCCTATACGGAGAATATCTATACTTTCGTGAACAATATCAATACCCCGGAGGGGGGAACGCACCTGACCGGCTTCAAGAACGCACTGACCAAGACCTTCAATGACTATGCGAGGCAGCATAAGCTGCTGAAGGATTCGGAGCCGAATCTCTCCGGAGAGGATATCCGGGAGGGACTGACCTGCATTATCTCGGTCAAGATCGAGGATCCGCAGTTTGAAGGGCAGACGAAGCAGAAGCTCGGTACCTCCGAGGCACTGACAGCAGTGAATGGCATTGTTTCCGAGCAGCTGACCTATTTTCTGGAGCAGAATCCGTCCATCGCGAAGGTCATGTGCGAGAAGTCGATTCTCGCGCAGCGTGCCCGTGCGGCGGCACGGCGTGCGAGGGATCTGACGAGGAGAAAGTCCGCGCTTGAGGGGGTCGGACTGCCGGGCAAGCTTGTGGACTGCAATAATCGTGATCCGGAGAAATGCGAGATCTTCATCGTAGAGGGAGATTCTGCGCTGGGGCCGGCGAAAACAGGCCGCAATGTCGATACGCAGGCGGTGCTGCCGCTTCGCGGAAAGGTTCTGAATGTGCAGAAGGCGCGTCTGGATCGAATTTATGCCAATGAGGAAATCAAAGGTATGATCACTGCCTTCGGTACGGGCATCAACGAGGACTTCGACATCTCGAAGCTGCGCTATCATAAGATTATCATTATGACTGATGCGGATGTAGACGGCGCGCATATTTCGACGCTGATGCTGACTTTTATCTATAATTTCATGCCGGAGCTGATCCGGCAGGGACATGTCTACCTCGCGCAGCCGCCGCTGTTCAATATCAAAAAGGGGAATAAGCATTTTTATGCTTATTCCGATGAGGAATATCAGAATATCCTCAGGGAGATCGGCACGGAGGGGGCGGACGTATCCCGCTTCAAGGGACTCGGGGAAATGGATGTGGAGGAGCTTTCTGAAACGACGATGGATCCGGAGACCCGGACACTGCTCCGCGTCAATATGACGGAGGACGATCGGACGGAGCTGGATCTGACGTTCACGACGCTGATGGGAGATCAAGTAGAGCCGCGGCGGGAATTTATCGAGCAGAACGCGAAATATGTGACAAATCTGGATGTTTGA
- the recR gene encoding recombination mediator RecR: protein MEYFSKDIARLVTELSRLPGVGQKSAQRLAFHIINAPAEQAEALSEAIRRAKSNIHYCKTCCTLTDEEECPICRSAERDHQLIMVVENPRDMSAYERTGKYRGVYHVLHGAISPMLGIGPDDIRLKELMQRLSGEVREVIIATNSSLEGETTATYLTKLIKPLGIELSRIASGVPVGGDIENIDEVTLLRALDGRVRL, encoded by the coding sequence ATGGAATATTTTTCGAAGGATATTGCACGGCTTGTCACGGAGCTTTCCCGTCTGCCCGGCGTGGGGCAGAAGAGTGCACAGAGACTCGCGTTCCATATCATTAACGCGCCGGCGGAGCAGGCGGAGGCGCTTTCCGAGGCGATACGTCGTGCGAAGAGCAATATCCATTACTGCAAGACCTGCTGTACGCTGACGGATGAGGAGGAATGTCCGATCTGCCGCTCCGCGGAGAGAGACCATCAGCTGATTATGGTAGTGGAGAACCCGAGAGATATGAGTGCTTATGAACGTACCGGAAAGTACCGGGGCGTCTACCATGTCCTGCACGGCGCGATCTCTCCGATGCTGGGGATCGGACCGGACGATATCCGTCTGAAGGAGCTGATGCAGCGCCTCAGCGGGGAGGTACGGGAGGTCATCATTGCAACCAATTCTTCCTTAGAGGGGGAGACAACGGCGACCTATCTGACGAAGCTGATCAAGCCGCTGGGCATCGAGCTGAGCCGTATCGCCTCCGGTGTACCGGTCGGCGGAGATATCGAGAATATCGACGAGGTGACGCTGCTCCGCGCGCTGGACGGCAGAGTGAGGCTGTAG
- a CDS encoding YbaB/EbfC family nucleoid-associated protein — translation MARHGGFSGGMPGMNMNNLMKQYQKMQKKLSETQEELAKKEYLGQAGGGAVKITVSGEKKLTKVELDKEAVDPEDVETLQDMILAAANQALMELEQDSQEQMGKLTGGMGLGY, via the coding sequence ATGGCGAGACATGGAGGGTTCTCGGGAGGGATGCCGGGAATGAATATGAATAATCTGATGAAGCAGTACCAGAAGATGCAGAAAAAGCTTTCGGAGACGCAGGAGGAGCTTGCGAAGAAGGAGTATCTGGGACAGGCTGGCGGAGGCGCCGTGAAGATCACGGTCTCCGGAGAGAAGAAGCTCACGAAGGTGGAGCTGGATAAGGAAGCAGTGGATCCAGAGGATGTGGAAACGTTGCAGGATATGATCCTCGCAGCGGCAAATCAGGCACTTATGGAGCTGGAGCAGGATTCACAGGAGCAGATGGGGAAGCTGACCGGTGGAATGGGCTTAGGTTATTAG
- a CDS encoding tetratricopeptide repeat protein: MEKYEFNIKVEQMRKMAGAGDYQTAMQIADGIDWRRVRNANLLASVSEIYEKNGEYEEAKDILLMAFDRAPVGKRFLFKLSEISIKAGNLPEAEEFYREFCDVSPEDSGVYLLRYMILRAKGAGAEQLAELIEAYTSAELDERWLYELAALYEKSGRIADCVKTCDRITLLFGQGQYVEKALELKKRYYPLTERQQSLAAGQGRQHEEPDAGYYLDDELPEADWGQQADRQEEEKPLPMPASEKEPETAASVQQPQSEEIAASVQQNEEAADAATTESAAPAAEERGFTNPALAALRQGAPKTQQVIREMLSGAGEAGDAAERSAEKPQSYHMIIEAASAEAGFQVAVNEIKFFHEKYGLEYKVAKINAEKLNERGFAPFIEKLQGKDLIIENAGALSYPVVDELSRYIEASKDQSSIVLVDIVDHFDRMAEDKPQFIQRFDLVSAVPEEKEEALLEEVSLTAPASPGEEKRENEAARLPRSEIGGSKEAIAGDCTEPLKAAWLPRSEIGGSIEESRDEAQQRAAAQLRASLERPSRPLEAEERIQPERVEGMEQEETSAEAEMSLEEFADYAKSYAKSIDCSIPERAETALYEKLELMQEDGVCFVKRAAEDLIEEAADRAEKPKLFRPKYDKDDKLILHEDCFL, from the coding sequence ATGGAAAAGTACGAGTTTAATATCAAAGTAGAGCAGATGCGGAAAATGGCGGGGGCAGGCGACTACCAGACTGCGATGCAGATCGCGGATGGCATCGACTGGAGACGGGTTCGCAATGCCAACCTGCTGGCATCGGTTTCAGAGATTTATGAGAAAAACGGAGAATACGAAGAGGCAAAGGATATTCTGCTGATGGCATTCGACCGCGCGCCCGTCGGGAAGCGCTTCCTCTTTAAGCTTTCGGAGATCTCAATAAAGGCGGGAAATCTCCCGGAGGCAGAGGAGTTCTACAGAGAATTCTGCGATGTCAGCCCGGAGGATTCCGGCGTCTATCTGCTGCGGTATATGATCCTGCGGGCAAAGGGGGCGGGTGCAGAGCAGCTTGCGGAGCTGATCGAGGCGTATACCTCGGCGGAGCTGGACGAGAGGTGGCTCTATGAGCTGGCAGCGCTCTACGAGAAGTCCGGCAGGATCGCGGACTGTGTGAAGACCTGCGACAGAATCACGCTGCTTTTCGGGCAGGGACAGTATGTCGAGAAAGCGCTGGAATTGAAAAAGCGCTATTATCCGCTGACCGAAAGGCAGCAGAGTCTCGCGGCAGGGCAGGGCAGACAGCACGAGGAGCCGGATGCCGGGTACTATCTGGATGATGAGCTGCCGGAGGCAGACTGGGGGCAGCAGGCCGATAGGCAGGAGGAAGAGAAGCCGCTTCCGATGCCTGCTTCGGAGAAGGAGCCAGAGACAGCGGCTTCGGTACAGCAGCCGCAGAGTGAAGAGATAGCAGCCTCGGTGCAACAGAACGAGGAAGCAGCAGATGCAGCGACGACAGAGTCCGCTGCTCCTGCGGCAGAAGAGAGGGGGTTCACAAACCCTGCGCTCGCGGCGCTTCGGCAGGGCGCGCCGAAGACGCAGCAGGTCATCAGGGAAATGCTCTCCGGAGCCGGGGAAGCCGGCGACGCGGCGGAGAGAAGCGCCGAAAAGCCGCAGAGCTACCATATGATTATTGAGGCAGCCAGCGCGGAGGCGGGCTTCCAGGTTGCGGTCAATGAGATCAAATTTTTCCATGAGAAATATGGCTTGGAATATAAGGTTGCGAAAATCAATGCGGAGAAGCTGAATGAGAGAGGCTTCGCTCCATTCATAGAGAAGCTGCAGGGCAAGGATCTCATCATTGAAAATGCCGGCGCGCTGTCCTACCCCGTGGTGGATGAGCTGAGCCGTTATATCGAAGCCTCGAAGGATCAGAGCTCCATTGTCCTCGTGGATATCGTGGATCATTTCGACCGGATGGCAGAGGACAAGCCGCAGTTTATTCAGCGCTTCGATCTGGTATCGGCAGTACCGGAGGAAAAGGAGGAGGCGCTTCTGGAGGAGGTCAGTCTGACAGCTCCTGCGTCTCCCGGAGAAGAAAAGAGGGAGAACGAAGCCGCGCGGCTCCCCCGATCAGAGATCGGAGGCAGCAAAGAAGCAATCGCAGGCGATTGCACTGAACCGCTCAAAGCCGCGTGGCTCCCCCGATCAGAGATCGGGGGCAGTATAGAGGAGAGCAGAGACGAGGCGCAGCAGAGGGCGGCGGCACAGCTCCGCGCTTCTTTGGAACGTCCCAGCCGTCCGCTGGAGGCAGAGGAGCGAATCCAGCCGGAGCGGGTCGAAGGGATGGAACAGGAGGAGACTTCTGCCGAGGCAGAGATGAGCCTCGAGGAGTTCGCGGACTACGCGAAGAGCTACGCGAAGAGCATAGACTGCAGTATTCCGGAGAGGGCTGAAACGGCGCTCTATGAAAAGCTCGAGCTGATGCAGGAGGATGGTGTCTGCTTCGTGAAAAGGGCAGCGGAGGATCTGATCGAGGAGGCCGCGGATCGGGCAGAAAAGCCGAAGCTCTTCCGTCCGAAATACGATAAGGACGACAAGCTGATC
- the gyrA gene encoding DNA gyrase subunit A, translated as MEPNIFDKVQDVDLKKTMENSYIDYAMSVIVSRAIPDVRDGLKPVQRRVLYALQSLGVTPDKKTKKCATIVGETMGKYHPHGDSSIYGALVYMGQPWSMRHVLIDKQGNFGSDDGDGPAAMRYTEAKMSRLAAEMLSGINKDTVDFIPNFSNEYDEPTVLPARFPNLLVNGATGIAVGMATNIPPHNLREVVAAVDLLIEDRIAGRQTEITELLRVVKGPDFPTGAQILGRKGIEEAYRSGRGKIKMRAVCEIEPMNNGKHRIVVKELPYLVCRSRVIEKIADLVKDKKIDGITYINDAAGKGSDAKINIELRKDANPNVILNQLYKHTQLQDTFGVIMLCIVNGEPRILNLQQMLEEFLKHQVNVVTRRTRYDLNKCQERAHILEGLLKALDHIDEIVRIIRAAENVESAKQSLIERFGFSDAQAQAIVDMRLRALTGLERGRLQAEYEELERRIAYYQEILGDSNKLLGVIREELDTVAEKYGSDRMTQFGYDDSLDDEDLIADDDIVIAGTRKGYIKRMSPENFRAQNRGGKGIKGMQTIEDDYIEDLFMTTNHHYVMFFTNMGRCFRIKGYEIPEASRTARGTALVNLLQLQPEEKVNASFCLRDYDSEQYLLLTTRSGMVKKTPISQYSNVRKNGLIAISLKEGDQLIEAKLVDKGEDIMLVTRRGMAIRFNESDIRVTGRSSMGVGGIRLSEGDEVIGMQKLSQGQNALVISERGYGKLTNVEEFKRQNRNGKGLICYRITEKTGELVGFKLCDQDREIMLITTEGVIIRMRLSDVRPIGRNASGVKFMDIDREGETVIASIAKVRESSVDTEEEETVESESSGLSPVDEG; from the coding sequence TTGGAGCCGAATATTTTTGACAAGGTACAGGACGTTGATCTGAAAAAGACAATGGAAAACTCTTATATTGACTATGCCATGAGCGTAATCGTGTCGAGAGCGATTCCGGATGTCCGCGACGGACTGAAGCCGGTGCAGAGAAGGGTGCTGTATGCCCTCCAGTCTCTGGGGGTCACGCCGGATAAAAAGACGAAGAAGTGCGCGACGATTGTAGGGGAAACTATGGGTAAGTATCACCCGCACGGCGATTCCTCCATCTACGGCGCACTCGTCTATATGGGACAGCCGTGGTCTATGCGGCATGTCCTCATTGACAAGCAGGGAAATTTCGGCTCCGATGACGGAGACGGGCCGGCGGCGATGCGGTATACGGAGGCGAAGATGTCCCGGCTCGCAGCAGAGATGCTTTCCGGCATCAACAAGGATACCGTCGACTTTATTCCGAACTTTTCAAATGAGTATGACGAGCCGACCGTGCTGCCGGCGCGTTTTCCGAATCTGCTCGTGAACGGCGCGACCGGAATCGCCGTCGGCATGGCGACGAATATCCCGCCGCATAATCTCCGGGAGGTGGTCGCTGCGGTGGATCTGCTGATTGAGGATCGGATCGCGGGGAGGCAGACAGAGATCACGGAGCTGCTTCGGGTCGTAAAGGGACCGGATTTCCCGACGGGTGCGCAAATTCTCGGTAGGAAGGGTATAGAGGAGGCGTACCGGAGCGGCAGGGGCAAGATCAAGATGCGGGCGGTCTGCGAGATCGAGCCGATGAATAACGGTAAGCACCGCATTGTCGTGAAGGAGCTGCCGTACCTCGTTTGCCGCTCCCGTGTAATCGAGAAGATCGCGGATCTTGTCAAAGACAAAAAGATCGACGGCATTACCTACATCAATGACGCGGCAGGCAAGGGATCGGATGCGAAGATTAACATCGAGCTTCGGAAGGATGCCAATCCGAATGTGATCCTGAACCAGCTTTATAAGCATACCCAGCTGCAGGATACCTTCGGCGTCATCATGCTCTGTATCGTGAACGGAGAGCCGCGCATCCTGAATCTGCAGCAGATGCTGGAGGAATTTCTGAAGCATCAGGTCAATGTCGTCACGCGCCGAACCCGCTATGACCTGAACAAGTGTCAGGAGAGAGCGCATATTCTGGAGGGACTGCTGAAGGCACTGGATCATATCGATGAGATTGTCCGGATTATCCGTGCGGCGGAGAATGTCGAGAGCGCGAAGCAGAGCCTGATCGAGCGCTTCGGCTTCAGCGATGCGCAGGCGCAGGCGATCGTGGATATGCGTCTTCGTGCCCTGACCGGACTGGAAAGAGGCAGACTGCAGGCGGAGTATGAGGAGCTGGAGAGGCGAATCGCCTACTATCAGGAGATTTTGGGAGATTCAAACAAGCTGCTCGGCGTGATTCGGGAGGAGCTGGATACTGTCGCCGAGAAATACGGCAGCGATCGCATGACGCAGTTTGGCTATGATGATTCTCTCGATGACGAGGATCTGATCGCGGACGATGATATCGTGATTGCCGGGACGAGAAAGGGCTATATTAAGCGGATGTCACCGGAGAACTTCCGTGCACAGAACCGCGGCGGCAAGGGCATCAAGGGGATGCAGACGATAGAGGACGACTATATCGAGGATCTCTTCATGACGACAAATCATCATTACGTCATGTTCTTCACCAATATGGGACGCTGCTTCCGGATCAAGGGCTACGAGATTCCGGAGGCATCTCGGACGGCAAGAGGCACCGCGCTGGTAAATCTCCTGCAATTGCAGCCGGAGGAGAAGGTGAACGCCTCCTTCTGTCTCCGCGACTATGACAGTGAACAGTATCTCCTGTTGACCACACGGAGCGGTATGGTAAAGAAAACGCCGATTTCCCAGTACTCGAATGTCCGGAAGAACGGACTGATTGCGATTTCTCTGAAGGAGGGGGATCAGCTGATCGAGGCGAAGCTCGTGGATAAGGGAGAGGATATTATGCTGGTTACCCGCCGCGGCATGGCGATTCGTTTCAATGAGTCCGATATTCGTGTGACCGGGCGTTCCTCTATGGGCGTCGGCGGGATTCGTCTCTCCGAGGGAGATGAGGTTATCGGGATGCAGAAGCTCTCTCAGGGGCAGAATGCACTCGTCATCTCCGAGAGAGGCTATGGTAAGCTCACAAATGTCGAGGAATTTAAGCGGCAGAACCGAAACGGAAAGGGGCTGATCTGCTATCGGATCACAGAAAAGACAGGAGAGCTTGTCGGCTTCAAGCTCTGCGATCAGGATAGAGAAATCATGCTGATTACCACAGAGGGCGTTATTATTCGGATGCGTCTTTCTGATGTACGTCCGATCGGCAGAAATGCCTCCGGCGTGAAGTTCATGGATATCGACCGGGAGGGAGAAACCGTGATTGCTTCTATAGCGAAGGTGAGGGAGAGCTCTGTCGATACGGAAGAGGAAGAGACTGTGGAGAGTGAGTCTTCAGGGCTTTCACCGGTGGATGAGGGCTGA